Proteins encoded in a region of the Zea mays cultivar B73 chromosome 4, Zm-B73-REFERENCE-NAM-5.0, whole genome shotgun sequence genome:
- the LOC100281250 gene encoding Vacuolar protein sorting-associated protein 55 homolog, with the protein MALSRSMRACLHSGRLALLAILVSGGIVLQILACALYNNWWPMLTVLMYLILPMPLIFFLGSDTSSMMSNGGDGWVNFTKFLTGASIVGSIAIPSILKHAGVIGWGALTMELSSFVVFGVAILWFLQMNGEDEYSGVF; encoded by the exons ATGGCACTATCACGAAGTATGAGAGCATGTTTGCACAGTGGAAGACTTGCACTTCTTGCCATATTGGTCTCTGGTGGAATTGTATTGCAAATCTTG GCTTGTGCTCTCTATAACAACTGGTGGCCAATGCTAACAG TTCTCATGTACCTTATCCTACCAATGCCCCTCATATTTTTCCTGGGTTCTGATACTTCCTCCATGATGTCCAATGGGGGAGACGG CTGGGTGAACTTCACGAAATTCTTGACGGGCGCATCAATAGTAGGGAGCATCGCCATTCCGTCGATCCTGAAGCATGCGGGCGTCATTGGATGGGGAGCCCTGACGATGGAGCTGTCATCCTTTGTGGTCTTTGGCGTGGCAATCCTGTGGTTCCTCCAGATGAACGGTGAAGACGAGTACAGCGGAGTGTTCTAA
- the LOC103654165 gene encoding putative clathrin assembly protein At5g35200 — MAGGGTGIRKYMGALKDTTTVSIAKVNSDYKELDIAIVKATNHVENPTKEKYVRDIFYHLSPGRPRADVAYCIRALGRRLSKTRNWAVAMKTLIVIHRALREVDPAFREELISYGRSSSHMLYLSYFKDDSSAEAWDYSAWVRNYALYLEEKLESFRVLNYDVEKDPLQIRDLDTNGLLDQLPALQQLLFRLLGCQPQGASSYNVIIQHALSMVALESVRIQTAINDGILNLVDKFFEMQRDDAIRALGMYRRAIEQAEQLSEFYEVCKSIHIGRGERFLKIEQPPASFLATMEEYVSNAPLASTVQRNQAVLAIEDSKKSEVEESQPTLPPPHSPAQESGPEPVQQVPPAADPTDLLGINEPTPATSEIDQKNAGALAMVPQDNAPKAPASTTSSGSVETSWELALVTAPSSNGTAVTPSKLAGGLDLLTLDSLYNEAHRRAQQNASYNPWETNPASGPVMQQQMYDPFYASNHPVAAARNVQMAAMEQQQQQQHAFVLQQQQQQQMIVMMMAQQQQQQASSNPLYTAAAAHTYGAGVQLHAGNAYSGAGMM, encoded by the exons ATGGCGGGAGGTGGCACGGGCATCAGGAAATACATGGGGGCTCTTAAGGACACCACAACAGTCAGCATAGCAAAAGTAAACAGCGATTACAAG GAGCTGGACATTGCTATTGTGAAGGCCACAAACCATGTCGAGAATCCAACAAAGGAGAAATACGTGAGAG ATATCTTTTACCATCTTTCACCCGGAAGGCCTCGGGCAGATGTCGCCTACTGCATCCGCGCCCTTGGTAGACGTCTTTCAAAGACACGCAATTGGGCG GTTGCTATGAAGACATTAATTGTCATACACCGTGCTCTTCGGGAAGTTGATCCTGCTTTCCGTGAAGAGCTTATTAGTTATGGAAGATCTAGCTCCCAtatgctctatctgtcatactttaAGGACGATTCTAGCGCAGAAG CTTGGGATTACTCTGCTTGGGTGCGCAATTATGCTTTATATTTGGAGGAGAAACTTGAATCATTCCGTGTACTGAACTATGATGTTGAAAAGGATCCGTTG CAAATTCGGGATCTTGATACAAATGGATTGCTCGATCAGTTGCCAGCTTTACAGCAGCTTCTTTTCCGACTACTTGGTTGCCag CCACAAGGGGCGTCATCTTATAACGTCATAATTCAGCATGCACTTTCAATG GTTGCTCTAGAGAGTGTTAGGATCCAAACAGCCATCAATGACGGGATACTCAATCTTGTTGACAAG TTCTTTGAGATGCAGAGAGATGACGCAATAAGGGCACTGGGCATGTATAGAAGAGCAATCGAGCAG GCAGAACAACTTTCAGAATTTTATGAAGTGTGTAAAAGTATACATATTGGGCGGGGTGAGAGATTCCTAAAAATCGAACAG CCGCCTGCATCCTTCTTGGCGACTATGGAGGAATATGTGAGCAATGCTCCCCTTGCTTCAACAGTTCAAAGAAATCAG GCTGTACTGGCCATAGAGGACAGCAAAAAATCAGAAGTTGAAGAATCACAACCAACGCTGCCTCCTCCCCACTCTCCAGCTCAAGAATCTGGGCCTGAGCCAGTTCAACAAGTCCCACCTGCAGCTGATCCAACAGATTTACTG GGAATCAATGAACCAACCCCTGCCACATCTGAAATAGATCAAAAGAATGCGGGGGCCTTGGCCATGGTTCCACAGG ATAATGCGCCAAAAGCACCTGCTTCTACTACCAGTTCTGGAAGTGTGGAGACTAGCTGGGAGCTGGCCTTGGTCACTGCACCCAGTTCAAATGGGACTGCTGTCACTCCAAGCAAATTG GCCGGTGGGCTGGACTTGCTTACACTCGACAGCTTGTACAACGAGGCGCACCGAAGAGCGCAGCAGAACGCAAGCTACAACCCTTGGGAGACCAATCCAGCGTCAGGCCCAGTGATGCAGCAGCAAATGTACGACCCGTTCTACGCCTCCAATCACCCCGTGGCCGCAGCCCGCAACGTCCAGATGGCTGCCAtggagcagcagcagcaacaacaacatgcCTTCGtgctccagcagcagcagcagcagcagatgaTTGTGATGATGAtggcacagcagcagcagcagcaagcttcTTCCAATCCGTTGTATACGGCCGCCGCCGCCCACACGTATGGTGCAGGGGTGCAGCTCCACGCGGGCAACGCGTACTCTGGAGCTGGGATGATGTAA